Proteins encoded by one window of Hafnia alvei:
- a CDS encoding AraC family transcriptional regulator, which yields MLIDERWTQLAQQLSRQVAQPGVSASPIENVKIIYANQHQPRTPVMYEPCIIIVLQGHKVGYLGEQVFRYDPTNYLLMTLPLPCECETFATPDEPLIGLSVRVNTSMLQDLLMDIGDGLAAKQRCQSSGVKSVSLDESMFCATERLVDAMANPLQARVLGPQIVREMLFHALCGDGGEALQALANRHSHFSQIAKALRLIEQQYSDSLNVDLLAQEVNMSVSAFHHNFKAVTATSPLQYIKSFRLHKARMMMLHDGLKASTAAIRVGYESASQFSREYKRFFGNTPSEQMTRYREGGLSIVER from the coding sequence ATGTTAATCGATGAGCGGTGGACACAGCTTGCACAGCAGCTAAGCCGTCAGGTGGCTCAGCCTGGAGTGAGTGCGTCACCGATTGAGAATGTAAAAATAATCTATGCTAATCAGCATCAACCGCGTACGCCGGTGATGTATGAGCCTTGTATTATCATTGTGTTACAAGGGCATAAAGTGGGCTATCTCGGCGAGCAGGTGTTTCGCTACGATCCCACTAATTATCTGCTGATGACGCTGCCATTACCCTGCGAATGCGAGACGTTTGCCACTCCAGATGAGCCGCTGATCGGTTTATCAGTGCGGGTAAACACCAGCATGTTGCAGGATCTCTTAATGGATATCGGTGACGGTTTGGCCGCCAAGCAGCGCTGTCAGTCGAGCGGTGTGAAATCGGTATCTTTGGATGAGTCAATGTTTTGTGCCACCGAACGCTTGGTCGATGCAATGGCTAATCCATTACAGGCGCGTGTATTAGGGCCGCAAATTGTGCGCGAAATGCTGTTCCACGCGCTGTGTGGAGACGGTGGCGAAGCGCTACAGGCGTTAGCTAACCGTCACAGCCACTTCAGTCAGATCGCTAAGGCGCTACGCCTGATTGAACAACAGTACTCAGATAGCCTAAACGTTGATTTGCTGGCGCAGGAAGTGAATATGAGCGTTTCTGCGTTTCATCATAATTTCAAAGCCGTTACGGCTACCTCTCCGCTGCAATATATCAAATCCTTCCGCTTGCATAAGGCGCGAATGATGATGTTGCATGACGGGCTAAAAGCCAGCACCGCGGCCATTCGCGTTGGTTATGAGAGCGCTTCGCAGTTTAGCCGTGAATATAAACGTTTCTTCGGTAATACGCCGAGTGAGCAAATGACGCGCTACCGCGAAGGTGGCTTGAGCATCGTTGAGCGATAA